The Salmo trutta chromosome 6, fSalTru1.1, whole genome shotgun sequence genomic sequence GCACACTGTAGCTCAGTAAAGCTAACGTTTTGGTCGAGTTCTAGCAAAGAGATTGCGTCCTGGTAAACTGCTAACGTTGGCTTGTTAGCAATCCACATTTAGCATGATTAGCTAACTAGGAAGGTGCGTAGTGCGAACAAGCCCTGTACCTGGTGCCACGTTAGCTACCTGGTTTGCTTGAACCCAATAACCACAGTATAATAATCTTTGCAAGAACCAACCCATGAAACTACTGTGTTATTagtcagctagttagctagctaaatacatTGTAGCCACAGCAACTAACTGCCTGCCTTGCACACTTTGTACTGCCGGACACGCAAGCTAGCTAACCTAGTAGGCCAGAACAGAAAATTATAACGTACATTTCTCAAATTGCCCGAACAAACCATTCATGCCAGTAAAGTAGGCTgtataaaaacatatttacatGATATCTTGACTCTCATCTTCAATTTCTTTTATCTTATTTACTACGAAATCGCGAAAAATTTGCTCGATGTTGGCCGCCATGTCTTTAGTAATCCCTCAATGCCGACATCCACCAATATGTTCTCCGCGGCGTCCGTTCAGCGCATGTGTAGCAGCACAGACCGACACCGGACGTTGGTTGCAACCAACCTCacatctacagtcgtggccaaaagttttgagaatgacacaaatattaattttcacaaagtctgctgactcagtttgtatgatggcaatttgtatatacttcagaatgttatgaagtgatcagattaattgcaaagtccctatttgccatgcaaatgaactgaatcccccccaaaatgtcactgcatttcagccctgccaccaaaggaccagctgacatcatgtcagtgattctctcgttaacacaggtgtgagtgttgacgaggacaaggctggagatcactgtcatgctgattgagttcgaataacagactggaagcttcaaaaggagggtggtgcttggaatcattgtttttcctctgtcaagcatggttacctgcaaggaaacacatgcagtcaccattgctttgcacaaaaaggtcttcacaggcaaggatattgctgccagtaagattgcacctaaatcaaccatttatcggatcatcaagaacttcaaggagagcggttcaattgttgggaagaaggcttcagggcgcccaagaaagtccagcatgcgccaggaccatctcctaaagttgattcagctgtgggatcgtggcaccaccagtacagagcttgctcaggaatggcagcaggcaggtgtgagtgcatctgcacgcacagtgaggcgaagacttttggaggatacttggtgtcaagaagggcagcaaagaagccacttctctccaggaaaaacatcagggacagactgatattctgcaaaaagtacagggattggactgctgaggactggggtaaagtcattttctctgacgaatcccttttccgattgtttggggcatctggaaaatagcttgtccggagaagacaaggtgagcgctaccatcagtcctgtgtcatgcctacagtaaagcatcctgagaccattcatgtgtggggttgcttctcaaccaagggagtgggctcacttacAATTTTgcttaagaacacagccatgaataaagaatggtaccaacacatcctccgagagcaacttctcccaaccatccaggaacagtttggtgatgaacaatgccttttccagcatgatggagcatcttgccataaggcaaaagtgataactaagtggctcggggaacaaaacatcgatattttgggtccatggccaggaaactccccagaccttaatcccattgagaacttgtggtcaatcctcaagaggcgggtggacaaacaaaaacctacAAATTTGGAAAAAATTGAagtattgattatgcaagaatgggctgccatcagtcaggatgtggcccagaagttaattgacagcatgccagggcgtattccagaggtcttgaaaaagaaggctcaacactgcaaatattgactctttgcatcaacttcatgtaattgtcaataaaagcctttgacacttatgaaatgcttgtaattatacttcagtattccatagtaacatctgacaaaaatatcgaaagacactgaagcagcaaactttgtggaattaatatttgtgtcattctcaaacttttggccacgactgtacagacTGAAAAAGTTGTTCATGTTTGGGTGCGTACTGTCTTTGCCTCTCTCGGTTATAAGCTGTCGGTGTAGTGAAGTACTTCGTTTATCTATTGATCTCACTTTTGTAGTTTTCCTCAAGCTAATTGTTTTCCCGAAGTCTTTTTGTTCATGTAGGCAGGCAGTAGATAGTCTAGCCTATTTTACTATTTATGACTACCTGCCATACGCAGCTTGGACAAATATTATACAGCTTGGATCAGTTGGTTCCCGTTCATTTATTTTTGATTtcattatacagtatgtactatTCAAACCGTGTTCAGACAGTTGGAGTAGGGGAAGACTTTGGACCTGTTGCTGAAGCATCATTGAAACCGCTTCAGGCAGAACACATCTCCAGCTGTTTTCATTTCACAATGAACACAAGAGACACACCATGTAAAATGCTCAGTTTTTATTTTAAGAAGGGAGGACATACAACTTAATACAAACAGGATGCAGATGTTTTATGGTTCACAGGATTTCTGCATGGAAACAGAATGTGTAGAATGGGAATatctaaaaaaacaaacatttgttttttaatgACACTCAAGATGGTGACAGAATAGAACACTTCAATAGAACACTTCATGTGTTGACATCACTTGGTTACTGGTGAGACCTGATATCACTACCAATGGGGGGGTAATTtaacttttctattgtgtttgttTCCATCAGGTTTTGTTGCCTTCCATGTATGCCATCGAGTGACCAGTCCCTTTCATAGTCCATTGTAATGTCCATTGTAGTTATTCTAATTATACAGTTAGTGCAGGCCTCTTATGCTGCCATGGGGAAGGAGCAGATGGAAGCTCTCTTCAGTTCACAGTCCACTGCTGTCCACCAGCTCTCATCTGGGAGAGGGAACAAATGACAATGTTGTTAAATGGACCACTCATATACCATATAATCCAATTTTAAGGATCTAACTTTGTGTCTAATAGACCTGTTGATTAAAACAGTATCAGAATGTTATGGTCATGAAAGAACAGAAATCTTATAATACAACATGCTCTCATAACCAATACCAAGTTCATCTGGGTCCTTCCCAGACTTTTTATGATTTATAGCCTTATTTATCAACAGGCTCAAAGGTAGCATTTCACAATATAACCTGTTATTGCTAGCACTGTGACTTAGAAAATATTATATTGTTAATATTTAAAATGTTgtcaatatagatatcaaaaactTTTAAAAGGTATGAGTCTCACCAATTCTGAACATCTCCAGACAAGcctgcttgtctgtgtgtgtgtctgggtgacCGGGCATCCAGTCACTGTAGCCCCAGGCGGACCCGTCGGTCCACTCTGACTGCTTATCCTGCAggggtcacaacacacacacacatacacagcattAAAACTCTTGGAAAATGGCTTGGTTACTATTAGACATTCTGATTGAACAAGAGTGAGGGGGTGATGAAATACTGACCTTCACGACTCCACCCAGCCAGGTGAGGACGGGACTCTTGGTGGACTTGGTCACCATGGAGGCCAGGCGGGAGTGCAGGTTGCCGTTGGTTACGGAGGCCAGGTGTCCGTGAGGGGAGAGAATGCTGCAGGAGGactggacgcacacacacacacacacatattaggaCAGCTGTTTAAGAGAAAAGCGAATATGACTGCTTGGGTGTATATTTCACCTCTGCCTCACTGAAGGTCATTAGTGTGGGGTTGAACTGATAGCAGTGGCCATCGATGACCTCCCCAACACACTCTGTCTCTGAGTGAGTCTCAGCCTTAGCACTCACCAGCCTGTCATCtacagggagaaggagagcaagCATACTCCatcagaacacaaacacacacaaactgtacacacaaacactctctcaccCTGAGGTGTCAGTTTCATgcttctcttcatctctccaacAGGCCTGATGATCCGTCCGCTCCTGATGTCCACCAGAGTTTTCTGGGAGTTCTCGGTTCCCTGTCTGAACTCATCCACAGAGTAAGGAGTGTACactggagagagataaagagaatatacactgagtgtacaaaacattatgaacaccttaccatgacatagactgaccagatgaatccaggtgaaagctatgatgccTTGTTGATGTcctttgttaaatccacttcaatcagcttagatgaagaggagacaggttaaagacggatttttaagccttgagacaattaagacatggattgtgtatgtgtgccattcagagtgtgaatgggcatggcaaaatatttaagtgcctttgaacggggtatggtagtatgtaccaggcacaccagtttgtgtcaagaactgcaacgctgctgggtttttcacgctcaacagtttcctgtgtgtatcaacaatggtccaccacccaaaggacatccagccaacttgacacaactgtgggaagcattggagtcaacattggtcAGGATCCCTGTGGGATACTtttaacaccttgtagagtccatgtcccaatgaattgaggctgttctgagggcaaaagggggggtgcaactcaatattaggaaggtgttcttaatgttttgtacactcagtgtatataaccCTAAATACTTCTTCCAATAGTTATTTCCTTTTTTAGAGATGACAATTTCAGAAAAATGTAAGATTTCAAAGCCCTGTACCTGGTGCCACTCTCCTGTCCATCTCGCTGATGTGTTCCTTGACGAGGCCGGTGTTCAGGTTCATAATGAATCGTCTGGAGGGCTCTGATCCCTGTCTACGTTCCTCCACTGGGACGCTCCGGACCTCAGCCTCGACCAGCCTCACATctacagggagaaggagagggccaCTGAATAAGCAATTCAAGTGGACAGGCTTTTAGATAtggatatatatagatatacatatatatattttgtgtatATCAAAAAGAAAAACTTCTGTTGTACTTTGGAATCTGACTCTCTCATCCTGAGGTATCTGTTTAttgcttctctccatctctccaacagGTTTGATTATGCGTCCGCTCCTGATGTCCACCAGAGTTTTCTGGGAGTTCTCGGTTCCCTGTCTGAACTCATCCACAGAGGGAGGAACGtacactggagaggagaggagcaggggagaaaGACAATATATAAAacccaaaatgtaaaaaataactaACATTTGTGGATAATGTAACATTTCAAAGCCCTGTACCTGGTCCCACTCTCCTGTCCATCTCACTGACGTGTTCCTTGACGAGGCCGGTGTTCAGGTCCATGATGAAGCGTCTGGAGGGCTTTGTTCCCTGTCTGCGCCCCTCCAGTGGGAGACTCCCGGGCAGAACATCAGCCCTCACCcatcctcccactctcctctggactgggactgggacctCCATAGGCTCTGGATAGGAAATACATGGGTTAAGTGCTCAATAACGTTTTAGTATATTCTCTTTCTATTACAAATACACACATTCTCTCACCCCGAGGAGTCATTATCATgcttctcttcatctctccaacAGGTTTAATGATCCGTCCGCTCCTGATGTCCACCAGAGTCTTCTGGGAGTTCTCGGTTCCCTGTCTGTACTCATCCACAGAGGGAGGAACgtacactggagagagagagaaatatacagACACAATATCTGTTACACTGTTTTCACCCATATCAGTTACACTGTTTTCACCCATATCAGTTACACTGTTTTCACCCATATCAGTTACACTGTTTTCACCCATATCTGTTACACTGTTTTCACCCATATCTGTTACACTGTTTTCAGCAAGCCTTAGCTTCCAAAGCTAATGTCTGTAGGGCTGCTAGAAAACCTGTGCTTACTGTGTCCAGGGGAGAAAGCAGGGGAGAAAGACAATATATAAAACcccaaatgtaaaaaatatataccaTTTGTGGATAATGTAACATTTCAAAGCCCTGTACCTGGTCCCACTCTCCTGTCCATCTCACCGACGTGTTCCTTGAGGAGGCCGGTGTTCAGGTCCATGAGGAAGCGTCTGGAGGGCTCTGTTCCCTGTCTGCGCTCCTCCACTGGGAGACTCCCGGGCAGAACCAGGACCTTGTGATTCTGAAGTCTACCTCTAGGGGATGCCACTACATGATCCCTCAGTGGGGCTGCATGGAGACCTGGGGGGACACAACATACAATCAGTAAATATTATAATCTAGAGCAAAAGTGGGGGGAGGCACGGTCAgattcatacatacacacacttgcaaaaatgaacatactcatgcacgcacacacatgcacacgggcacacacacccTACATGCATGCCAGCCCACAAACACACTGCCCTTGAACTTTGACCTTGTTATACAAGGCATGCACTTATTTTGATCAGATAAGAACATACATAGAGAAGGAAACGCTGCCCTATTGGTACAATTATTAACCACTGTGCCAGAAAAATAGTCTAGCATGATAAGAATTTATTGTAACAAAGTTCACAAGAGCAAAATCA encodes the following:
- the LOC115196298 gene encoding uncharacterized protein LOC115196298, whose protein sequence is MLAFTLLLLALSSLHAAPLRDHVVASPRGRLQNHKVLVLPGSLPVEERRQGTEPSRRFLMDLNTGLLKEHVGEMDRRVGPVYVPPSVDEYRQGTENSQKTLVDIRSGRIIKPVGEMKRSMIMTPREPMEVPVPVQRRVGGWVRADVLPGSLPLEGRRQGTKPSRRFIMDLNTGLVKEHVSEMDRRVGPVYVPPSVDEFRQGTENSQKTLVDIRSGRIIKPVGEMERSNKQIPQDERVRFQNVRLVEAEVRSVPVEERRQGSEPSRRFIMNLNTGLVKEHISEMDRRVAPVYTPYSVDEFRQGTENSQKTLVDIRSGRIIRPVGEMKRSMKLTPQDDRLVSAKAETHSETECVGEVIDGHCYQFNPTLMTFSEAESSCSILSPHGHLASVTNGNLHSRLASMVTKSTKSPVLTWLGGVVKDKQSEWTDGSAWGYSDWMPGHPDTHTDKQACLEMFRIDESWWTAVDCELKRASICSFPMAA